A stretch of the Takifugu flavidus isolate HTHZ2018 chromosome 1, ASM371156v2, whole genome shotgun sequence genome encodes the following:
- the aatkb gene encoding serine/threonine-protein kinase LMTK1 isoform X1, translating to MLALVLLTMTSPAISSGFALNSHFNSDGAPLSEMSWPASLAVVAVSFTGLFTFVFLMLACLCCKKGKIGFKKFKNVDRDEDHADMSTLASPASQNSPDVYILPLTEVSLPVAKQPSRSVQLLKSTDLSRHSLLYLKEIGNGWFGKVLLGEVNTGLSTTQVVVKELKSSASVQEQMHFLEEAQPYRMLQHHALLQCLSQCTEVTPYLLVMEFCPLGDVKGYLQSCRAADNMTPEPLVLQQMACDIASGLLHLHKHNFTHSDLALRNCLLSANVSVKIGDYGLSRVKYKDDYYVTSDQKYVPIRWIAPELVDEVHGNLLVADQTQQSNMWSLGVTIWELFELGNQPYRHYSDRQVLTYTVREQQLRLPKPLLKVPLAERWYEVMQFCWLQPDQRPNAEEVHLLLSYLCAKGASEAEEDFERRWNSLCPNTGFNSLCDTSAMSQAHPPPNSSSFPLLEQFSAGDGYHSESGDDILTVTETSHGLNFEYKWEQAKAGQSYKAPDSSSHHCQEVFYPPGGIVGGCPMESHSHGLSPPYYQSKHLHAPDILPVLSAHSPSLSSEYYIRLEEPVDCNIDPEYTMCSFSPDYQGSSGSFLTGSADSGECLACPSQSKNMGPYWSADFHKDVFDSNDSSPSISLTMEPLLGQVSDSSPIRPWESSHYVSYKDRDGGYYYEHSPPLGIDPYFLRGDITTERHQESWGSRSLRQALGELENPLGISPSFTSQPQQAYRDVYLDTGPSSIIGKNMTGGYYDMMGSLRKTMPSHTRHNSQSVSINMKTEGALFISNRDSDSEEEEDIFVERHTCNTWPSKHSHINGGHHRRASHSCRQDAYVDFHYTMPSTDIEDSWPEEHSLTFHPLPKPVNYLESHQAKDNSACLNLSNRHSLVNSDHCNAYIYLCHDSETQVPASGECCHTHFVDPLTGMLIRNNSYSHSYNHGSYLSDTVIDIPTNEEVINLSPAPGGPVVAKTAPLKTDDSMDHYVYLTFDDTLLDEKRGDLVKENPTKQKPTEPRTKEVTLTMTKSVPPPADNADVMVTLTDPPSELSHNGDSGFDPGSSIVSLADILDCSDDDDDEEDEITDDITDIASGIFVESSELISSPAFKSLQKQAETPGSMDSMDLPSAGGSCEGFSPVSSHPSNSPKAMDSGYDTENNESPEFVPKEPHELREQTVGKPTIDTALEEDQVLEENKVEATMATSSNAEGLALQTGDDVLQPLSDKTPYRDSAYFSDYENERLSRDEGEELPERGSDEHITEMEEETTDEHIENDHDNSAPIKDLRDEMKCILTDDTSSFKPEMEAHVSTECDRYEVPGPLEPSEIASTAESTLDEWSSQEENSSLGDWAAEVVGAMEEALGALNGGLMPQVKLEEEEDTGERKNPAEGSEAAEQPAVKHSPSRISYELAHSLPKDEVALQHSATTRRFSSSSPPPPLPAAALLPSAEGRSSPADGEDADEEDGDTDDSDESDEELRTYSMREQSGGEESDEESHPVPIVVSDDSEAHKLRSLLKAPIPTENQEEQLERQKKTVSFFDDVTVYLFDQESPTKELAEHGFPAGVEDERGKSQVNASDDSSDGNVSEESVGYEWEDDFPLHPLATSSELSDSPPPRSVPKTPDPKPAAHFSRFTVSPSSVSRFSITHISDSDMDSVGGSSEDGDKE from the exons ATGGCGCTCCGCTGAGCGAGATGTCCTGGCCGGCCTCCCTGGCTGTGGTGGCAGTCTCCTTCACGGGCCTCTTCACCTTCGTCTTCCTCATGCTGGCCTGCCTTTGCTGCAAGAAGGGCAAGATCGGCTTCAAG AAGTTCAAGAATGTGGACAGGGACGAGGACCACGCAGACATGTCCACCTTGGCCTCGCCGGCCTCCCAGAACAGCCCGGACGTCTACATCCTGCCGCTCACAGAGGTGTCTCTGCCAGTGGCGAAGCAGCCGTCTCGATCAG TCCAACTCCTGAAGTCCACAGACCTGAGCCGCCACAGCCTTCTCTACCTGAAAGAGATCGGGAATGGCTGGTTTGGGAAG GTGCTGCTGGGGGAGGTGAACACGGGCCTGAGCACCACTCAGGTGGTGGTGAAGGAGCTCAAGTCCAGCGCCAGCGTGCAGGAGCAGATGCACTTCCTGGAGGAAGCGCAGCCCTACCG gatgctgcagcatCATGCTCTGCTACAGTGTTTGTCCCAGTGCACCGAGGTCACCCCGTACCTACTGGTGATGGAATTTTGTCCCCTG GGGGATGTGAAGGGGTACCTCCAAAGCTGCCGGGCTGCAGACAACATGACGCCGGAGCCTTTGGTTCTCCAGCAGATGGCCTGCGACATCGCCTCGGGACTCTTGCACCTGCATAAACACAACTTCACACACAG TGACCTGGCATTGAGAAACTGCTTGTTGTCTGCTAACGTCTCAGTGAAGATTGGAGATTATGGGCTTTCCCGCGTCAAGTACAAG GACGATTACTACGTGACATCAGATCAGAAGTATGTGCCCATACGATGGATTGCTCCTGAGCTGGTGGATGAGGTGCATGGAAACCTGCTGGTGGCTGACCAGACTCAACAGAGCAACATGTG GTCTCTGGGTGTGACTATCTGGGAGCTGTTTGAGCTGGGCAACCAGCCCTACAGACACTACTCAGACAGACAAGTACTGACCTACACTGTGAGGGAGCAGCAGTTACGTCTGCCTAAACCTCTGCTCAAGGTGCCCCTGGCCGAGCGTTG GTATGAGGTGATGCAGTTCTGCTGGCTCCAGCCTGATCAGAGACCCAATGCAGAGGAGGTCCACTTGCTGCTTAGCTATCTGTGTGCCAAGGGGGCCAGTGAGGCTGAAGAGGACTTTGAAAGGCGTTGGAACTCACTTTGTCCCAATACTGGattcaacagcctctgtgacaccTCTGCCATGTCGCAAGCCCACCCACCACCaaactcctcctctttccctctgcTTGAGCAGTTTTCAGCAGGTGATGGCTACCACTCCGAGTCTGGGGATGATATTCTCACAGTCACCGAAACCAGCCATGGCCTAAACTTTGAGTACAAGTGGGAACAAGCCAAGGCAGGCCAGTCATATAAAGCTCCAGACTCATCCAGTCACCATTGTCAGGAAGTGTTTTACCCACCTGGAGGAATCGTCGGTGGCTGTCCCATGGAGAGCCATAGCCATGGACTTTCTCCACCTTACTACCAATCAAAACATTTACACGCTCCGGACATACTTCCTGTCCTCAGTGCCCATAGCCCGTCGTTAAGCAGTGAATACTACATCCGCCTTGAAGAGCCCGTAGACTGCAACATTGACCCAGAGTACACCATGTGTTCCTTTAGCCCCGACTATCAGGGCAGCAGTGGAAGCTTTCTGACAGGTAGCGCAGACTCTGGTGAGTGTCTGGCCTGTCCTTCACAGTCTAAGAACATGGGTCCGTACTGGTCAGCAGACTTCCACAAAGATGTTTTTGACTCAAATGACTCAAGTCCTTCTATCTCCCTCACAATGGAACCCCTTTTAGGGCAAGTGTCAGACAGCAGCCCCATAAGACCCTGGGAGTCTAGTCACTATGTGTCGTACAAGGACAGAGATGGGGGTTACTACTATGAGCACTCGCCACCTTTGGGAATAGACCCCTATTTTCTCAGAGGCGATATAACCACTGAGCGTCATCAGGAAAGCTGGGGATCCAGGAGCCTGCGTCAGGCCTTGGGTGAGTTGGAGAATCCTTTAGGGATCTCACCCTCTTTTACCAGTCAACCACAACAGGCATACAGGGACGTGTACCTGGACACAGGTCCGAGCTCCATTATCGGCAAGAACATGACAGGGGGTTACTATGACATGATGGGCTCCCTGAGGAAGACTATGCCCAGCCACACAAGGCACaacagccagtcagtcagtatTAACATGAAAACAGAGGGGGCACTCTTCATCAGCAACAGAGACAGCGattcagaggaagaagaggacattTTTGTCGAGAGGCACACCTGTAACACTTGGCCCTCAAAACACAGCCATATTAATGGAGGCCACCACAGACGTGCGAGCCACAGCTGTAGACAGGATGCTTATGTAGACTTCCACTACACAATGCCAAGTACCGATATTGAAGACTCCTGGCCAGAAGAGCATAGCCTGACCTTCCACCCTCTTCCCAAACCCGTAAACTATCTGGAGTCTCATCAGGCCAAAGATAACAGTGCCTGCCTCAATCTGAGCAATCGCCACTCGTTGGTGAACTCAGACCACTGCAATGCCTACATCTACCTGTGCCATGACAGTGAGACTCAGGTGCCGGCCTCTGGGGAGTGTTGCCACACGCACTTCGTTGACCCCCTTACGGGCATGCTGATCAGAAACAACAGCTATAGTCACAGCTATAATCACGGCAGTTACCTCAGCGATACGGTCATCGACATCCCAACCAACGAGGAGGTGATCAATCTTTCACCGGCTCCAGGTGGTCCAGTTGTGGCCAAAACTGCTCCGCTGAAGACTGACGACAGTATGGATCATTACGTCTATCTTACATTTGATGACACGCTCCTTGATGAGAAAAGGGGGGATTTGGTAAAAGAAAATCCAACGAAACAAAAACCGACAGAGCCTAGAACAAAAGAGGTGACCTTAACAATGACTAAATCCGTTCCACCTCCTGCTGACAACGCAGATGTGATGGTGACCCTCACAGATCCGCCGTCAGAGCTGAGTCACAATGGCGACAGCGGATTTGACCCAGGGAGCTCGATTGTGAGCCTGGCTGACATCCTTGACTGCagtgatgatgacgacgatgaggaggatgagaTCACCGACGATATCACTGACATTGCCTCGGGCATCTTTGTTGAGTCCAGTGAGCTAATCAGTTCACCTGCCTTTAAATCACTGCAGAAGCAGGCGGAAACTCCCGGTTCTATGGATTCCATGGATCTGCCATCCGCAGGGGGGTCATGTGAAGGCTTTAGCCCGGTGTCCTCGCACCCTTCCAACTCGCCTAAAGCTATGGACAGTGGGTATGACACAGAGAACAATGAAAGCCCCGAATTTGTACCCAAAGAGCCTCATGAACTGCGGGAACAAACTGTGGGCAAACCCACCATTGATAcagccctggaggaggaccaggtgctAGAGGAGAACAAGGTCGAGGCCACTATGGCTACATCGTCCAATGCTGAAGGTTTGGCTTTACAAACAGGTGATGACGTCCTTCAACCACTGAGCGACAAGACTCCATACAGGGATTCAGCATACTTTTCAGACTATGAGAATGAGAGACTCTCcagagatgaaggagaagaacTACCCGAGAGAGGAAGCGATGAGCATATCACAGAAATGGAAGAAGAAACGACAGATGAGCATATTGAGAATGACCATGACAACAGTGCTCCTATCAAAGACCTAAGAGATGAAATGAAATGCATTTTAACTGATGACACAAGCTCATTCAAACCAGAGATGGAAGCACATGTGTCAACAGAGTGTGACCGGTATGAGGTACCGGGGCCTCTGGAACCTTCTGAAATTGCATCAACGGCAGAGAGCACACTGGATGAATGGTCATCCCAGGAGGAGAACTCATCCCTTGGAGACTGGGCAGCAGAAGTGGTGGGGGCCATGGAAGAAGCCCTTGGAGCTCTAAATGGAGGTCTTATGCCCCAGGTCAAgttagaggaggaagaggatacCGGTGAGAGGAAAAACCCGGCTGAAGGATCAGAAGCCGCAGAGCAGCCAGCGGTTAAACACAGCCCATCAAGGATATCTTATGAATTAGCACACAGTTTACCAAAAGATGAGGTGGCCTTGCAGCACTCGGCGACCACCAGGcggttttcttcctcctctcccccccctccactccccgcCGCTGCCCTGCTCCCTTCAGCAGAGGGCCGATCgtctccagcagatggagaagacgcAGACGAGGAGGACGGGGACACAGATGACAGCGACGAATCAGACGAGGAGCTGCGAACGTACAGCATGCGGGAACAGAGCGGGGGGGAGGAGAGCGACGAAGAGAGCCATCCAGTGCCCATTGTGGTGAGCGACGACAGCGAGGCCCACAAACTGCGCAGCCTCCTGAAGGCTCCGATTCCGACCGAGAACCAAGAAGAACAGCTTGAACGCCAGAAGAAGACAGTCTCCTTTTTTGACGACGTCACCGTCTATCTGTTCGACCAG GAAAGCCCGACGAAGGAGCTGGCCGAGCACGGCTTTCCCGCAGGAGTGGAGGATGAGAGGGGCAAATCCCAAGTGAATGCTTCAGACGATTCCTCGGATGGAAACGTCTCCGAAGAAA GTGTAGGATACGAGTGGGAAGACGATTTCCCGCTGCATCCGCTGGCGACGTCCTCCGAGCTGTCTGACTCACCGCCGCCCCGCTCCGTCCCCAAAACTCCAGACCCCAAACCAGCCGCCCACTTCTCCCGCTTCACCGTCTCTCCCTCCAGCGTGTCCCGCTTCTCCATCACTCACATCTCCGACTCCGATATGGACTCTGTAGGAG GAAGCAGCGAGGACGGAGACAAAGAGTAA
- the aatkb gene encoding serine/threonine-protein kinase LMTK1 isoform X3 — translation MSTLASPASQNSPDVYILPLTEVSLPVAKQPSRSVQLLKSTDLSRHSLLYLKEIGNGWFGKVLLGEVNTGLSTTQVVVKELKSSASVQEQMHFLEEAQPYRMLQHHALLQCLSQCTEVTPYLLVMEFCPLGDVKGYLQSCRAADNMTPEPLVLQQMACDIASGLLHLHKHNFTHSDLALRNCLLSANVSVKIGDYGLSRVKYKDDYYVTSDQKYVPIRWIAPELVDEVHGNLLVADQTQQSNMWSLGVTIWELFELGNQPYRHYSDRQVLTYTVREQQLRLPKPLLKVPLAERWYEVMQFCWLQPDQRPNAEEVHLLLSYLCAKGASEAEEDFERRWNSLCPNTGFNSLCDTSAMSQAHPPPNSSSFPLLEQFSAGDGYHSESGDDILTVTETSHGLNFEYKWEQAKAGQSYKAPDSSSHHCQEVFYPPGGIVGGCPMESHSHGLSPPYYQSKHLHAPDILPVLSAHSPSLSSEYYIRLEEPVDCNIDPEYTMCSFSPDYQGSSGSFLTGSADSGECLACPSQSKNMGPYWSADFHKDVFDSNDSSPSISLTMEPLLGQVSDSSPIRPWESSHYVSYKDRDGGYYYEHSPPLGIDPYFLRGDITTERHQESWGSRSLRQALGELENPLGISPSFTSQPQQAYRDVYLDTGPSSIIGKNMTGGYYDMMGSLRKTMPSHTRHNSQSVSINMKTEGALFISNRDSDSEEEEDIFVERHTCNTWPSKHSHINGGHHRRASHSCRQDAYVDFHYTMPSTDIEDSWPEEHSLTFHPLPKPVNYLESHQAKDNSACLNLSNRHSLVNSDHCNAYIYLCHDSETQVPASGECCHTHFVDPLTGMLIRNNSYSHSYNHGSYLSDTVIDIPTNEEVINLSPAPGGPVVAKTAPLKTDDSMDHYVYLTFDDTLLDEKRGDLVKENPTKQKPTEPRTKEVTLTMTKSVPPPADNADVMVTLTDPPSELSHNGDSGFDPGSSIVSLADILDCSDDDDDEEDEITDDITDIASGIFVESSELISSPAFKSLQKQAETPGSMDSMDLPSAGGSCEGFSPVSSHPSNSPKAMDSGYDTENNESPEFVPKEPHELREQTVGKPTIDTALEEDQVLEENKVEATMATSSNAEGLALQTGDDVLQPLSDKTPYRDSAYFSDYENERLSRDEGEELPERGSDEHITEMEEETTDEHIENDHDNSAPIKDLRDEMKCILTDDTSSFKPEMEAHVSTECDRYEVPGPLEPSEIASTAESTLDEWSSQEENSSLGDWAAEVVGAMEEALGALNGGLMPQVKLEEEEDTGERKNPAEGSEAAEQPAVKHSPSRISYELAHSLPKDEVALQHSATTRRFSSSSPPPPLPAAALLPSAEGRSSPADGEDADEEDGDTDDSDESDEELRTYSMREQSGGEESDEESHPVPIVVSDDSEAHKLRSLLKAPIPTENQEEQLERQKKTVSFFDDVTVYLFDQESPTKELAEHGFPAGVEDERGKSQVNASDDSSDGNVSEESVGYEWEDDFPLHPLATSSELSDSPPPRSVPKTPDPKPAAHFSRFTVSPSSVSRFSITHISDSDMDSVGGSSEDGDKE, via the exons ATGTCCACCTTGGCCTCGCCGGCCTCCCAGAACAGCCCGGACGTCTACATCCTGCCGCTCACAGAGGTGTCTCTGCCAGTGGCGAAGCAGCCGTCTCGATCAG TCCAACTCCTGAAGTCCACAGACCTGAGCCGCCACAGCCTTCTCTACCTGAAAGAGATCGGGAATGGCTGGTTTGGGAAG GTGCTGCTGGGGGAGGTGAACACGGGCCTGAGCACCACTCAGGTGGTGGTGAAGGAGCTCAAGTCCAGCGCCAGCGTGCAGGAGCAGATGCACTTCCTGGAGGAAGCGCAGCCCTACCG gatgctgcagcatCATGCTCTGCTACAGTGTTTGTCCCAGTGCACCGAGGTCACCCCGTACCTACTGGTGATGGAATTTTGTCCCCTG GGGGATGTGAAGGGGTACCTCCAAAGCTGCCGGGCTGCAGACAACATGACGCCGGAGCCTTTGGTTCTCCAGCAGATGGCCTGCGACATCGCCTCGGGACTCTTGCACCTGCATAAACACAACTTCACACACAG TGACCTGGCATTGAGAAACTGCTTGTTGTCTGCTAACGTCTCAGTGAAGATTGGAGATTATGGGCTTTCCCGCGTCAAGTACAAG GACGATTACTACGTGACATCAGATCAGAAGTATGTGCCCATACGATGGATTGCTCCTGAGCTGGTGGATGAGGTGCATGGAAACCTGCTGGTGGCTGACCAGACTCAACAGAGCAACATGTG GTCTCTGGGTGTGACTATCTGGGAGCTGTTTGAGCTGGGCAACCAGCCCTACAGACACTACTCAGACAGACAAGTACTGACCTACACTGTGAGGGAGCAGCAGTTACGTCTGCCTAAACCTCTGCTCAAGGTGCCCCTGGCCGAGCGTTG GTATGAGGTGATGCAGTTCTGCTGGCTCCAGCCTGATCAGAGACCCAATGCAGAGGAGGTCCACTTGCTGCTTAGCTATCTGTGTGCCAAGGGGGCCAGTGAGGCTGAAGAGGACTTTGAAAGGCGTTGGAACTCACTTTGTCCCAATACTGGattcaacagcctctgtgacaccTCTGCCATGTCGCAAGCCCACCCACCACCaaactcctcctctttccctctgcTTGAGCAGTTTTCAGCAGGTGATGGCTACCACTCCGAGTCTGGGGATGATATTCTCACAGTCACCGAAACCAGCCATGGCCTAAACTTTGAGTACAAGTGGGAACAAGCCAAGGCAGGCCAGTCATATAAAGCTCCAGACTCATCCAGTCACCATTGTCAGGAAGTGTTTTACCCACCTGGAGGAATCGTCGGTGGCTGTCCCATGGAGAGCCATAGCCATGGACTTTCTCCACCTTACTACCAATCAAAACATTTACACGCTCCGGACATACTTCCTGTCCTCAGTGCCCATAGCCCGTCGTTAAGCAGTGAATACTACATCCGCCTTGAAGAGCCCGTAGACTGCAACATTGACCCAGAGTACACCATGTGTTCCTTTAGCCCCGACTATCAGGGCAGCAGTGGAAGCTTTCTGACAGGTAGCGCAGACTCTGGTGAGTGTCTGGCCTGTCCTTCACAGTCTAAGAACATGGGTCCGTACTGGTCAGCAGACTTCCACAAAGATGTTTTTGACTCAAATGACTCAAGTCCTTCTATCTCCCTCACAATGGAACCCCTTTTAGGGCAAGTGTCAGACAGCAGCCCCATAAGACCCTGGGAGTCTAGTCACTATGTGTCGTACAAGGACAGAGATGGGGGTTACTACTATGAGCACTCGCCACCTTTGGGAATAGACCCCTATTTTCTCAGAGGCGATATAACCACTGAGCGTCATCAGGAAAGCTGGGGATCCAGGAGCCTGCGTCAGGCCTTGGGTGAGTTGGAGAATCCTTTAGGGATCTCACCCTCTTTTACCAGTCAACCACAACAGGCATACAGGGACGTGTACCTGGACACAGGTCCGAGCTCCATTATCGGCAAGAACATGACAGGGGGTTACTATGACATGATGGGCTCCCTGAGGAAGACTATGCCCAGCCACACAAGGCACaacagccagtcagtcagtatTAACATGAAAACAGAGGGGGCACTCTTCATCAGCAACAGAGACAGCGattcagaggaagaagaggacattTTTGTCGAGAGGCACACCTGTAACACTTGGCCCTCAAAACACAGCCATATTAATGGAGGCCACCACAGACGTGCGAGCCACAGCTGTAGACAGGATGCTTATGTAGACTTCCACTACACAATGCCAAGTACCGATATTGAAGACTCCTGGCCAGAAGAGCATAGCCTGACCTTCCACCCTCTTCCCAAACCCGTAAACTATCTGGAGTCTCATCAGGCCAAAGATAACAGTGCCTGCCTCAATCTGAGCAATCGCCACTCGTTGGTGAACTCAGACCACTGCAATGCCTACATCTACCTGTGCCATGACAGTGAGACTCAGGTGCCGGCCTCTGGGGAGTGTTGCCACACGCACTTCGTTGACCCCCTTACGGGCATGCTGATCAGAAACAACAGCTATAGTCACAGCTATAATCACGGCAGTTACCTCAGCGATACGGTCATCGACATCCCAACCAACGAGGAGGTGATCAATCTTTCACCGGCTCCAGGTGGTCCAGTTGTGGCCAAAACTGCTCCGCTGAAGACTGACGACAGTATGGATCATTACGTCTATCTTACATTTGATGACACGCTCCTTGATGAGAAAAGGGGGGATTTGGTAAAAGAAAATCCAACGAAACAAAAACCGACAGAGCCTAGAACAAAAGAGGTGACCTTAACAATGACTAAATCCGTTCCACCTCCTGCTGACAACGCAGATGTGATGGTGACCCTCACAGATCCGCCGTCAGAGCTGAGTCACAATGGCGACAGCGGATTTGACCCAGGGAGCTCGATTGTGAGCCTGGCTGACATCCTTGACTGCagtgatgatgacgacgatgaggaggatgagaTCACCGACGATATCACTGACATTGCCTCGGGCATCTTTGTTGAGTCCAGTGAGCTAATCAGTTCACCTGCCTTTAAATCACTGCAGAAGCAGGCGGAAACTCCCGGTTCTATGGATTCCATGGATCTGCCATCCGCAGGGGGGTCATGTGAAGGCTTTAGCCCGGTGTCCTCGCACCCTTCCAACTCGCCTAAAGCTATGGACAGTGGGTATGACACAGAGAACAATGAAAGCCCCGAATTTGTACCCAAAGAGCCTCATGAACTGCGGGAACAAACTGTGGGCAAACCCACCATTGATAcagccctggaggaggaccaggtgctAGAGGAGAACAAGGTCGAGGCCACTATGGCTACATCGTCCAATGCTGAAGGTTTGGCTTTACAAACAGGTGATGACGTCCTTCAACCACTGAGCGACAAGACTCCATACAGGGATTCAGCATACTTTTCAGACTATGAGAATGAGAGACTCTCcagagatgaaggagaagaacTACCCGAGAGAGGAAGCGATGAGCATATCACAGAAATGGAAGAAGAAACGACAGATGAGCATATTGAGAATGACCATGACAACAGTGCTCCTATCAAAGACCTAAGAGATGAAATGAAATGCATTTTAACTGATGACACAAGCTCATTCAAACCAGAGATGGAAGCACATGTGTCAACAGAGTGTGACCGGTATGAGGTACCGGGGCCTCTGGAACCTTCTGAAATTGCATCAACGGCAGAGAGCACACTGGATGAATGGTCATCCCAGGAGGAGAACTCATCCCTTGGAGACTGGGCAGCAGAAGTGGTGGGGGCCATGGAAGAAGCCCTTGGAGCTCTAAATGGAGGTCTTATGCCCCAGGTCAAgttagaggaggaagaggatacCGGTGAGAGGAAAAACCCGGCTGAAGGATCAGAAGCCGCAGAGCAGCCAGCGGTTAAACACAGCCCATCAAGGATATCTTATGAATTAGCACACAGTTTACCAAAAGATGAGGTGGCCTTGCAGCACTCGGCGACCACCAGGcggttttcttcctcctctcccccccctccactccccgcCGCTGCCCTGCTCCCTTCAGCAGAGGGCCGATCgtctccagcagatggagaagacgcAGACGAGGAGGACGGGGACACAGATGACAGCGACGAATCAGACGAGGAGCTGCGAACGTACAGCATGCGGGAACAGAGCGGGGGGGAGGAGAGCGACGAAGAGAGCCATCCAGTGCCCATTGTGGTGAGCGACGACAGCGAGGCCCACAAACTGCGCAGCCTCCTGAAGGCTCCGATTCCGACCGAGAACCAAGAAGAACAGCTTGAACGCCAGAAGAAGACAGTCTCCTTTTTTGACGACGTCACCGTCTATCTGTTCGACCAG GAAAGCCCGACGAAGGAGCTGGCCGAGCACGGCTTTCCCGCAGGAGTGGAGGATGAGAGGGGCAAATCCCAAGTGAATGCTTCAGACGATTCCTCGGATGGAAACGTCTCCGAAGAAA GTGTAGGATACGAGTGGGAAGACGATTTCCCGCTGCATCCGCTGGCGACGTCCTCCGAGCTGTCTGACTCACCGCCGCCCCGCTCCGTCCCCAAAACTCCAGACCCCAAACCAGCCGCCCACTTCTCCCGCTTCACCGTCTCTCCCTCCAGCGTGTCCCGCTTCTCCATCACTCACATCTCCGACTCCGATATGGACTCTGTAGGAG GAAGCAGCGAGGACGGAGACAAAGAGTAA